The Fodinibius salinus nucleotide sequence CCTATCCCTAATAAATTTTTATGCCGTGTTGAGTCCAATAAAGCTTGTTGCCGTTAACCAACTTTACTAGCTGTTCTTCTCCTCAATCCAGCGCGACATATATTCTGTGCTGGCCACGCGATGATGCTGTAACATTTGTCCCATAAAATTTTGGCGGCGATGACTTTCCAGGCTATCACTTATTTTCTTTACCCTCTCCATAAATTGTTTGGTGAAATCCGGACCAACAAACCTATTGTTAATGATATTGATACCATTTTTCTGTGCCCTGCTCCATGCTGTTTGGTTGCTGTACAATTCTACAGCTTTAAATGCAATATCCTCAGGACTGTCAGCTATTTCCCCGGCCCATGGCAGCTCGCCGTTCAATCCTTCGGCTCCGATTGCAGTCGTCACGCTGGGAGTACCACACTGCATGGCTTCTATCAATTTTCCTTTGAGTCCCGCCCCAAACCTAAGTGGTGCCAACATAATACGGGCTTGCTGTATTACTTCCTGGGATTTTTTTGCTCGTCCCTCTATAAAAAATCCCTTCTCGGGATTATGGAGCTCCCTTGCTTGCTGTGTGACATATGAACCATAAATATGAAGCTGGGCTTCGGGCAGTTCTTTTCGTATCAGCGGCCAGATTTTTTCATGAAGATACCAAACCGAATCCCAGTTAGGTGGGTGATGAAAGTTACCGATAGTCATAAAATGTTTGCGATCATCAAACGATGGCCAACTACGTGATTTCTGCTTGTCAATCTCATCGAACAGAAAAGGAATATAACACAACAGTTCATCATCAATATCAAAAAAGCTGGTCAGCAACTGCATCTCATATTCTGAAATGATCAGCGACAAATCTGACCGATAAATGCTGGCTATTTCGCGCTTGGCTGTATCTTCATCCAGAAGATCATTCTCAGTAAATGTATGCTCCTCTTTCACTGCTTCTTTGCGACTCCGACGCAAAAAGTGCAGATCTTCGGTATCTAGAATACGCAAGGCATTGGGGCACTGCTCGGCCACCCGCCATCCAAACTGTTCTTCAATCACAAAACGATCAAACAAAACAGCAGCAGGCTGTAAATTACTCACAAAATCATCAAATGTTGAGCTGTTTACCTCAATGGAAACGGTTTCAACACCGAGCGACTCCAAATCGGTCCGATATTCACTCTCTGCTGCAGAGGTAGCAAAGGTAATTTGCCAACCGGCGGACTGAAATATCGAAATCAGCTCCATCATTCTCCTGCCTGCCGCCGATGAGTCGGGCTCCGGCCAAACGTACCCGATTATCAAAAGCTGTTTTGTTGCTTTGATCATTGATACTATCGATTAAAATTTATTCCAACCTCCCTTATCCTTCTTCATAAGAAGAGGAAGATCTTCAATCCAATTTTACTTTCTTTTTAAAGAGTAGAAGAAGGGTCAAAAATCATTTTATAGAAAAATAGGTCTATTAATATCAGGATTAACTCAATTAAGTGATGCCTACATCTGTATTTAATGGTCGCTGAAATTTAAGCTATATTTAACCGCAATGATAATGAAGAATGACTGATATGCAACTCGATGTTTTAGCTTTAGCACCTCATCCTGATGACACTGAACTTTGCTGCGGAGGTACTCTTACCGCACTCGTCAACCAGGGCAAAAGTGTAGGCGTTGTGGACTTTACCCGCGGAGAGATGGGCAGTCGCGGAACCCCGGAACAACGGCTTTCTGAAGCTCAAGATGCAGCTGAAATTATTGGCCTTGAAGTCCGCAAAAATCTGGGCCTGCCAGATACAAAGCTTAAAAGCATACGCGAATATCAGAAAAAAATTATTCAACAAATTCGAGCCTATCAGCCGCATATCTGCATTGTTGGCGCTCCCTCGGACCGCCATCCCGATCACGGCAACGGCACCCAACTTGCGCTGGATGCAATTTTCTACAGCGGACTCACAAAAATTGAGACAACCGGTGAAGAAGGTAATCTTCAGGACCGTTGGCGACCGTCGCATGTGCTCCATTTTATGCAGGACCGCCCCTTTAAGCCCGACATTGTTTTTGACATTTCGGATACCTTTGAAACAAAGAAGGAGGCTATTTTAGCTTTCGAAACCCAGTTTAATGTTCAGGATACCGGCGATGATCCGGAAACATATATCTCAAACGAGCAGTTTTTTGAGGGTATTGAAGCGCGGGCTCGTCACTATGGACACCTGATCGGGGCCAAATACGGAGAGCCGTTTAAATATCACAACGGACCAGTACCTATGGAATCATTTGAAACATTTTTTGAGACGGAACCACAGCGGTGAGACGACAGATGGTAAACGTGAATTGTGAGAGAAACTAGCAATTACTGCTCTTATATCATTTCACGTCTGCCGTTTCGCTCCTCTTCCGAAAAATAGTTTTCCATTTCATCCAGCAAAAAATCATGCACCACTGCATTCCCCGCCATAATACGCCGGCCAAGTAGCCAGTTGTCACTACCCTTCCAGTCAGAAACAATACCCCCGGCCTCTTGCACAATTAAAGCCGCAGCACCAACATCCCAGGGATTGAGCGCGTACTCATAAAAGCCGTCAAAACGTCCACATGCCACACAACATAAATCGTAAGAAGCCGCACCGGCACGCCGAACAGCCTGAACATTATTCATCAGCATGCGAAAAAACTGCAGGTAATGATCAACCAGACTCATATCATTATAGGGAAACCCTGTACCTACCATAGCCTTTTGAGGATCATCACATTTTGATACAGAGATCGGGTTTCCATTCCGATAAGCACCGTGGCCGTTGAGCGCTGTAAACAGTTCGCCGGATGAAACCTCAAGCACCACTCCTACTTGCGGCTTGCGATTTTCCCATAACCCGATAGACACACAGTAAACCGGGAAGCCATGCGCAAAATTAGTAGTCCCGTCAATGGGATCAATTAGCCAGGTACGTTCTTCCGGGAGTGTCAATTCTTCTGCACTTTCTTCAGCCAAAATATAATCTGCGGGAAAGTTGCTTTCGATGATAGAAAGAATTTGCTCTTCCGCTTTTACATCAGCCTCTGTCACCAGATCGTTTTTGCCTTTGTAATCAACCGAGAAGTTGCGTTCCGTCTGATAATTTTGAATAATTTCAGCCGCCGATTTTACGGCCTTTTTTGATACGGTTAACTCTTCTAAATACTTTGACATCTATAACATTAAATTTGGAAAAATTACTTACTCAATATCCATTACTGATTCCGTTCGTGCTTCATCTTATACTCAAATACTTTATCAGAGACTTTTTTTGCCGCATCAGAATCAGGATCGGGGAATAGTTCATCGATAGGTGATTGTTGTAAAATAGTACGCTGACGTCCAGCCTCTTTCATCGCTTTCATTACTTTTTTTCGCTCTTCATCTTCAGCCGAATTATACCGTTCATAAAGCTCTACCTGCAGGCGATCCAAATAATGGATCTTTAATGCTTTTAACGCCCCTT carries:
- a CDS encoding glycosyltransferase, coding for MIKATKQLLIIGYVWPEPDSSAAGRRMMELISIFQSAGWQITFATSAAESEYRTDLESLGVETVSIEVNSSTFDDFVSNLQPAAVLFDRFVIEEQFGWRVAEQCPNALRILDTEDLHFLRRSRKEAVKEEHTFTENDLLDEDTAKREIASIYRSDLSLIISEYEMQLLTSFFDIDDELLCYIPFLFDEIDKQKSRSWPSFDDRKHFMTIGNFHHPPNWDSVWYLHEKIWPLIRKELPEAQLHIYGSYVTQQARELHNPEKGFFIEGRAKKSQEVIQQARIMLAPLRFGAGLKGKLIEAMQCGTPSVTTAIGAEGLNGELPWAGEIADSPEDIAFKAVELYSNQTAWSRAQKNGINIINNRFVGPDFTKQFMERVKKISDSLESHRRQNFMGQMLQHHRVASTEYMSRWIEEKNS
- the bshB1 gene encoding bacillithiol biosynthesis deacetylase BshB1, yielding MTDMQLDVLALAPHPDDTELCCGGTLTALVNQGKSVGVVDFTRGEMGSRGTPEQRLSEAQDAAEIIGLEVRKNLGLPDTKLKSIREYQKKIIQQIRAYQPHICIVGAPSDRHPDHGNGTQLALDAIFYSGLTKIETTGEEGNLQDRWRPSHVLHFMQDRPFKPDIVFDISDTFETKKEAILAFETQFNVQDTGDDPETYISNEQFFEGIEARARHYGHLIGAKYGEPFKYHNGPVPMESFETFFETEPQR
- a CDS encoding inositol monophosphatase family protein, yielding MSKYLEELTVSKKAVKSAAEIIQNYQTERNFSVDYKGKNDLVTEADVKAEEQILSIIESNFPADYILAEESAEELTLPEERTWLIDPIDGTTNFAHGFPVYCVSIGLWENRKPQVGVVLEVSSGELFTALNGHGAYRNGNPISVSKCDDPQKAMVGTGFPYNDMSLVDHYLQFFRMLMNNVQAVRRAGAASYDLCCVACGRFDGFYEYALNPWDVGAAALIVQEAGGIVSDWKGSDNWLLGRRIMAGNAVVHDFLLDEMENYFSEEERNGRREMI